One genomic region from Flagellimonas oceani encodes:
- a CDS encoding TonB-dependent receptor codes for MVQFTFSQNTSITISGDSKTSSEFFRELEKKSGFSFFYLDNWIENIEVTDNFVEASITEILNIVLSDTSLNFYVLEEENRVFLLQNTVVYDELPPSFYRQNDSITHEREVIARGNFPPPVFYNDHISQTAQNLPVVRIGRADEKNLKSTYKLSGRAVNAQTGAPIPDLAIRVQSSGRVAVTNEQGEYELILPAGYNLIATSAMGIRDSEQEVIMYNDGTLNLQLQESLEQLQEVVVEADAVSNVEDAISGSEEISSEESKDIPLVLGERNILEVAKALPGISSAGEGATGLNVRGGKTDQNLVLLDDAVIYNPTHFFGIFQALNPFTTEKVNIYKGAPPVEFGGRLSSVLNIETKNGDTEKISGEGSIGPVTGNLALEIPLKKKVSSLMIGGRGAYADWILQSLDEESLNNSEASFFDGIVKYHHKFNENSEIRGTAYYSKDNFSITSDSLYNYSNRLGSVRWAHKLSEKTTGVLTASNSNYNFGIDYEDDGNSNFELDYTINESELRYRLNTRLNDMHIFGYGLSAKYYAVEPGNVEPKGANSNVEPVSVDQEQALEGALFIGDEFKVSERLLFNVGARYAFYAAMGEATQNTYQEGAPRSETTVQDTIAYGSGEFIKTYGGPEARVSARYLFAPDFSIKASFNNSYQFIHTLSNNTTVSPIDTWKLSDLNIKPQKGYQVTLGFFKNFKENMYELSLEGYYKRMEDVLDFKTGADLLLNENVETEVLQGQGKAYGVEFLLKKNRGSLNGWVSYTYSRSKYRFDGDTSEERINNGEFFPSNFDKPHDLSVIANYKFTRRYSVSMNFAYQTGRPITYPVGTFRFNNADYVTFSDRNKFRIPDYYRLDLGINIEGNHKKNKLAHSFITIQVYNVLGRNNPYSVFFVTDDGEVKALQSSIFGVPIPSITYNFKF; via the coding sequence ATGGTACAATTTACGTTCTCTCAAAATACATCCATTACCATTTCGGGTGATTCAAAAACTTCCTCTGAGTTCTTTCGGGAATTGGAGAAAAAATCCGGTTTTTCTTTTTTCTACCTCGATAATTGGATTGAAAATATAGAGGTGACAGATAACTTTGTGGAAGCTTCGATTACCGAAATTCTCAACATTGTTTTATCCGATACATCATTGAATTTTTATGTTCTGGAAGAGGAAAATAGGGTGTTTTTATTACAAAACACAGTTGTTTATGATGAGCTTCCGCCTAGTTTCTACAGGCAAAATGATTCGATTACGCATGAGAGAGAGGTGATTGCCCGAGGAAATTTTCCCCCACCCGTATTCTATAATGATCACATATCCCAAACGGCACAAAACCTTCCTGTGGTTCGTATTGGACGAGCTGATGAAAAGAATCTAAAGTCGACCTATAAATTGTCGGGCCGGGCGGTAAATGCCCAAACAGGTGCGCCCATACCGGATTTGGCAATAAGGGTGCAGTCAAGCGGACGTGTTGCCGTGACCAACGAGCAAGGGGAGTATGAACTTATTTTACCGGCCGGTTATAATTTGATAGCTACCAGTGCCATGGGAATAAGGGATTCGGAACAAGAAGTGATCATGTACAACGATGGAACCTTGAACCTTCAATTACAGGAAAGTTTGGAGCAGTTACAGGAAGTAGTGGTAGAGGCGGATGCCGTAAGCAATGTGGAGGATGCCATATCCGGTAGTGAGGAGATAAGTTCGGAAGAGTCAAAAGATATTCCCCTAGTGTTGGGAGAACGCAACATTTTGGAGGTGGCCAAGGCATTGCCCGGAATTTCATCGGCAGGCGAAGGTGCCACTGGACTGAATGTCAGGGGAGGCAAAACCGACCAGAATTTGGTATTGCTGGACGACGCCGTTATTTATAACCCCACCCATTTTTTTGGCATATTTCAAGCGTTGAATCCGTTTACCACGGAAAAAGTGAATATTTATAAAGGGGCGCCGCCCGTTGAGTTTGGCGGGCGACTTTCATCGGTACTGAATATTGAGACCAAAAATGGAGATACCGAAAAAATATCAGGTGAGGGGTCCATCGGCCCCGTTACAGGTAATCTAGCTTTGGAAATTCCATTGAAAAAGAAAGTGTCTTCATTGATGATTGGAGGAAGGGGAGCTTATGCCGACTGGATACTACAATCTTTGGATGAGGAATCCCTGAACAACAGTGAGGCATCATTTTTTGACGGTATTGTAAAGTATCATCATAAATTCAATGAAAATAGTGAGATCAGGGGTACTGCTTATTACAGCAAGGACAATTTCAGTATTACTTCTGATTCACTTTATAATTATAGCAACAGATTGGGTTCGGTTCGATGGGCCCACAAGCTGAGCGAAAAAACAACGGGAGTATTAACAGCGAGCAATAGCAACTACAATTTTGGTATTGACTATGAGGATGATGGTAACAGCAACTTTGAGCTGGATTACACTATAAATGAATCGGAACTCAGATATCGGTTGAATACCCGCTTGAACGATATGCATATATTCGGTTATGGGCTTTCGGCAAAATATTATGCAGTGGAACCCGGTAATGTGGAGCCAAAGGGCGCGAACTCCAACGTAGAGCCCGTTTCCGTCGATCAAGAGCAGGCCTTGGAAGGGGCGCTCTTTATTGGTGATGAGTTTAAAGTGTCCGAGAGATTGCTGTTCAATGTGGGCGCGCGGTACGCTTTTTATGCGGCCATGGGAGAGGCAACACAAAACACCTACCAAGAGGGTGCTCCCCGGAGCGAGACCACCGTTCAGGATACCATTGCTTACGGCAGTGGTGAATTCATCAAAACCTATGGAGGGCCAGAGGCTAGGGTTTCGGCGAGATACTTGTTTGCTCCGGACTTTTCAATAAAGGCAAGTTTCAACAATTCCTATCAATTTATCCATACCCTGTCCAACAACACAACCGTTTCGCCTATTGATACTTGGAAACTATCGGACTTGAACATTAAACCTCAAAAGGGGTATCAGGTGACATTGGGGTTTTTCAAAAATTTCAAGGAAAACATGTACGAATTGAGCCTGGAAGGTTACTATAAACGAATGGAGGATGTGCTGGATTTTAAGACAGGGGCCGACTTGCTGCTCAATGAGAATGTGGAGACCGAAGTACTCCAAGGACAAGGAAAGGCCTATGGTGTTGAGTTTCTTTTGAAGAAGAACAGGGGTAGTTTAAATGGGTGGGTCAGTTATACCTACTCCCGATCTAAATATAGGTTCGACGGCGACACCAGTGAGGAACGTATCAATAATGGAGAGTTTTTTCCATCCAATTTTGATAAGCCACACGACCTAAGTGTTATTGCCAATTACAAGTTTACACGCAGGTATAGCGTATCTATGAACTTTGCGTACCAAACCGGTAGGCCTATAACATACCCCGTAGGAACCTTTAGGTTTAACAATGCGGATTACGTCACATTCAGTGATCGTAACAAGTTTAGGATTCCTGATTATTACCGATTGGATTTGGGAATCAATATTGAGGGCAATCACAAAAAGAACAAATTGGCCCATAGTTTTATCACCATTCAAGTGTACAATGTGCTGGGCAGAAATAATCCATATTCTGTATTTTTTGTAACGGACGATGGAGAGGTAAAAGCTTTGCAAAGCTCTATTTTTGGGGTGCCGATTCCTTCGATAACCTATAATTTCAAGTTTTGA
- the tpiA gene encoding triose-phosphate isomerase gives MRTKIVAGNWKMNKNLQETEELLAELSAKLPDTTADVIVAPTFVNLQAAKQALQDSKIQVAAQNMHFAESGAYTGEISADMLLSLDVDVVILGHSERRAYFGEDDELLAKKVKTAIEKGLKVIFCFGEELEDRKSDNHFAVVENQLKNALFDLDASAWGKIVLAYEPVWAIGTGETASPEQAQEMHAFIRKTIADGFNASIAEDVSILYGGSVKPANAAEIFSKPDVDGGLIGGASLKAEDFSDIIKAI, from the coding sequence ATGAGAACAAAGATTGTGGCAGGAAACTGGAAAATGAACAAAAACCTTCAGGAAACGGAGGAATTGTTGGCCGAGCTTTCCGCCAAACTACCCGATACAACTGCAGATGTAATTGTAGCGCCAACGTTTGTAAACCTTCAAGCGGCAAAGCAAGCATTGCAAGATTCAAAAATACAAGTAGCGGCACAAAATATGCATTTTGCAGAAAGTGGCGCTTACACCGGTGAAATCTCTGCGGATATGTTGTTGAGTTTAGATGTGGATGTTGTTATCCTAGGTCACTCCGAAAGACGTGCCTACTTTGGCGAAGACGATGAATTATTGGCCAAAAAGGTAAAAACCGCTATCGAGAAGGGTCTAAAAGTAATCTTCTGCTTTGGTGAGGAATTGGAGGATAGAAAATCTGACAATCACTTTGCCGTGGTCGAAAACCAATTAAAAAATGCTCTGTTTGATTTGGATGCCAGTGCTTGGGGCAAGATTGTTTTGGCCTACGAGCCCGTTTGGGCCATTGGTACCGGGGAAACCGCCAGTCCAGAGCAAGCACAGGAAATGCACGCGTTCATCAGAAAAACCATTGCAGATGGTTTCAATGCATCCATTGCTGAAGATGTTTCCATTTTGTACGGTGGAAGCGTAAAACCGGCCAACGCCGCCGAAATTTTTTCCAAACCCGATGTAGATGGAGGTTTGATCGGAGGTGCTTCACTGAAAGCTGAGGATTTCTCCGATATCATCAAGGCGATTTAA
- the cdaA gene encoding diadenylate cyclase CdaA, producing MDFLNFLEFKITDVIDIVLVAALLYYIYKLVKGTVAINIFIGIVIVWALWKLTELLQMKMISSMVGGFMNIGLIALIIVFQQEIRKFLLMVGSTNFASKRNFLRRFKFLKQEAVSTTTDVDAIINACERMATSKTGALIVIERNNSLDFVKSTGDAMDIKITQPILESIFFKNSPLHDGAIVIQENFITATRVILPVSNDRNIPLRFGLRHRAAVGITEKTDALCLVVSEETGSISYIKNGDFIPFKNKEELAKRIKKDLEQ from the coding sequence TTGGATTTTTTAAATTTTCTCGAATTCAAGATTACGGATGTCATTGACATAGTCCTCGTGGCCGCTCTCCTCTATTATATTTACAAACTGGTCAAGGGCACGGTCGCCATCAATATTTTTATAGGGATCGTGATTGTCTGGGCCCTTTGGAAATTGACCGAACTGCTTCAAATGAAAATGATCAGCAGTATGGTGGGTGGTTTTATGAACATTGGTCTGATAGCCCTGATCATTGTATTCCAACAAGAGATTCGAAAGTTTCTGTTGATGGTCGGTTCCACCAATTTTGCCTCCAAAAGAAATTTTTTAAGACGTTTTAAGTTTTTAAAGCAAGAAGCGGTCTCGACCACCACCGACGTTGATGCCATCATAAATGCCTGCGAACGTATGGCCACTTCCAAAACCGGTGCGCTCATCGTTATAGAAAGGAACAACTCTTTGGATTTTGTAAAGTCCACCGGAGATGCCATGGACATAAAGATAACACAGCCTATTTTAGAAAGTATCTTTTTTAAGAACAGTCCATTGCATGATGGCGCCATTGTAATCCAAGAAAACTTCATTACCGCAACCCGGGTGATTTTGCCCGTTTCCAACGACCGTAATATTCCACTTCGTTTTGGATTGCGGCACAGGGCCGCCGTGGGCATCACAGAAAAGACAGATGCACTTTGTTTGGTCGTCAGTGAAGAAACAGGGTCTATTTCCTATATTAAAAATGGAGACTTTATTCCTTTTAAAAACAAGGAGGAATTGGCAAAACGCATTAAAAAGGACTTGGAGCAATGA
- the prmA gene encoding 50S ribosomal protein L11 methyltransferase has protein sequence MSLVYLEFDFKISPLQPASDILIAELGELGFESFVENEAGLLGYILKSDWKEGLLDELFIVQNPNFDITWTSKDIEQQNWNEEWEKNFHPIVVGEKCMVRAPFHKAIDVEYDIVIEPKMSFGTGHHETTHMMLQHILDSDFEGKSVLDMGCGTGVLAILAKKRGAAHTEAIDIDEWCFLNTQENVERNHCSDIKAFQGDSSLLKDKKFDVILANINRNILLEDIPVYVDCLKKGGTLFLSGFYLGDLDAISSKCGAYGLEFEKNLEKNSWVAAKYVN, from the coding sequence ATGTCCTTGGTTTACCTCGAATTTGATTTTAAAATAAGCCCGCTCCAACCCGCATCCGATATTCTGATCGCGGAGTTGGGGGAATTGGGTTTTGAGAGCTTTGTGGAAAACGAAGCTGGACTTTTGGGCTATATCCTTAAATCCGATTGGAAAGAAGGTCTGCTGGATGAACTTTTCATAGTGCAAAATCCAAATTTTGACATAACATGGACCAGCAAAGATATCGAACAGCAGAACTGGAACGAGGAATGGGAGAAAAACTTCCACCCGATCGTTGTTGGTGAAAAATGCATGGTCCGAGCGCCTTTTCATAAAGCTATTGATGTGGAATACGATATCGTGATCGAGCCCAAAATGAGTTTTGGAACAGGACATCACGAAACCACCCATATGATGTTGCAACATATTCTTGATAGTGATTTTGAAGGAAAATCCGTCTTGGATATGGGGTGTGGAACAGGTGTGTTGGCCATTTTGGCTAAAAAACGAGGCGCTGCTCATACGGAAGCCATCGATATTGATGAATGGTGCTTTTTAAATACCCAAGAAAATGTGGAACGAAACCACTGTTCCGATATCAAAGCTTTTCAAGGAGACAGTAGTTTGCTGAAAGACAAAAAATTTGATGTGATCCTGGCCAACATCAACCGAAATATTTTATTGGAGGACATTCCCGTTTATGTGGATTGCCTCAAAAAAGGCGGGACACTTTTTTTGAGTGGCTTCTATTTGGGGGATTTGGATGCAATTTCTTCAAAATGTGGCGCCTACGGTTTGGAATTTGAAAAAAATCTGGAGAAGAACAGTTGGGTTGCGGCAAAATATGTAAATTAG
- a CDS encoding ABC transporter ATP-binding protein, with translation MSKKDDVGKAFDFRLFRRVFSRTRPYRGIFWLVAIVAVLSAAFAIGIPLLVKTIINESLESKNSEQLLNNVLLMLAFLLGQVITQLLFNYYANLLGESVIRDIRVDLFKKMTGFKMTYFDNSSIGVLVTRAVADMQRIGEIFSQGFFMIVADALKMLSAAIIMVVINWKLALIVFAILPVILIATRLFQQAMKVAFVEVRAQVSNLNSFVQERIAGMKIVQLFNREEIEKEKFRVINEKHQNAWLKTVWYNSIFFPIAEISNSIGIGLVVYFGVIQNIQNVGMDNKGAIVAFFFLMDLLFRPLRQIADKFNTLQMGMVAANRVFKILDTNSHIDDNGTVEKKDVKGDIEFKDVHFGYVPDEEVLHGISFNVKAGETVAIVGATGAGKSTIINLLNRFYEINSGKILVDDVCLDDYTLRSLRSHIAIVLQDVFLFADTIANNISLRDENITTEEIEAAAKQIGVHEFISSLPGGYQYNVKERGTMLSSGQRQLIAFLRAYVSNPSILILDEATSSVDTYSEMLIQQATDKITEGRTSIIIAHRLATIKKADKIIVMDAGKIIETGTHQELLEKGGYYNDLYNAQFLAEEVA, from the coding sequence ATGAGCAAAAAGGATGATGTAGGAAAAGCGTTTGATTTTCGCTTGTTCAGGCGTGTTTTTTCACGGACCAGGCCCTATCGTGGCATTTTTTGGTTAGTGGCCATAGTGGCGGTGCTGTCCGCGGCATTTGCCATCGGGATACCATTGTTGGTCAAGACCATCATAAACGAATCTTTGGAGAGCAAAAATTCCGAACAGTTGCTCAATAATGTACTGTTGATGCTTGCCTTTCTGTTGGGCCAGGTGATTACGCAATTGTTGTTCAATTACTATGCAAACCTTTTGGGCGAGTCGGTAATCCGGGATATTAGAGTTGATCTATTTAAAAAGATGACCGGCTTTAAAATGACCTATTTTGACAATTCTTCCATTGGAGTATTGGTCACCAGGGCCGTTGCGGATATGCAACGTATCGGTGAAATTTTCAGCCAAGGATTTTTTATGATCGTGGCCGATGCACTTAAAATGCTGTCGGCAGCCATCATTATGGTAGTGATCAACTGGAAATTGGCCTTGATCGTTTTTGCGATTCTTCCTGTTATTTTGATTGCTACGCGTCTCTTTCAACAGGCCATGAAAGTTGCTTTTGTTGAAGTGCGGGCACAGGTTTCCAACCTAAACTCCTTTGTGCAGGAACGCATTGCCGGAATGAAGATCGTTCAACTCTTCAACCGAGAGGAAATTGAAAAGGAAAAGTTCCGGGTCATCAACGAAAAACATCAAAATGCGTGGTTGAAGACCGTTTGGTACAACTCCATATTTTTCCCGATTGCCGAGATTTCCAACTCCATTGGTATTGGTTTGGTCGTATATTTTGGTGTGATTCAGAACATTCAGAATGTAGGTATGGACAACAAAGGGGCCATTGTGGCCTTCTTTTTCTTGATGGATTTATTGTTCCGTCCGCTGCGTCAAATCGCCGATAAGTTCAATACCCTTCAGATGGGGATGGTGGCAGCTAACCGCGTTTTCAAGATTTTGGATACCAATAGCCATATTGACGACAACGGAACCGTTGAGAAAAAGGATGTGAAAGGGGATATCGAATTCAAGGATGTCCATTTTGGCTATGTGCCCGATGAAGAGGTGCTCCATGGAATTTCATTCAATGTGAAGGCGGGTGAAACCGTTGCGATCGTCGGTGCGACCGGTGCCGGAAAATCTACCATCATCAACCTGCTCAACCGATTTTATGAGATCAATTCAGGAAAAATTTTGGTGGACGATGTATGTTTGGACGATTATACCTTACGTTCGCTCCGTTCCCATATTGCCATAGTGCTGCAAGACGTTTTCTTGTTTGCAGATACCATTGCGAACAATATTTCACTTCGTGATGAGAATATCACTACGGAAGAGATAGAAGCTGCAGCGAAACAAATCGGGGTGCACGAATTTATATCCAGTCTTCCGGGAGGCTATCAATACAACGTAAAGGAAAGGGGAACCATGCTGTCCAGCGGGCAACGTCAATTGATTGCCTTTTTGCGCGCCTACGTGAGCAATCCAAGTATTTTGATTTTGGACGAGGCGACCTCTTCTGTGGATACGTATTCCGAAATGCTCATACAACAAGCTACCGATAAAATTACCGAGGGCAGGACTTCCATTATTATTGCCCACCGTTTGGCGACCATCAAAAAAGCGGATAAGATCATAGTGATGGATGCGGGCAAAATCATTGAAACCGGAACCCATCAGGAACTTTTGGAAAAAGGTGGTTATTATAACGATCTCTACAATGCCCAGTTCTTGGCAGAGGAAGTTGCCTAA
- the folP gene encoding dihydropteroate synthase produces MTINCKGELIDLKKPRVMGILNLTPDSFFDGGKYKDEASILDQVEHMLKNGATFIDMGAYSSRPGAAHVPEDEELKRMIPVIDLILKKFPDTLISVDTFRSNVAAEIIEHGAAIINDIAAGNLDAEMFATVAKHQVPYIMMHMKGTPQSMQKEATYNNLINDLRYYFSEKIMETTSKKINDIIIDPGFGFAKTTGQNYTLLNHLDMFQTFGLPILIGLSRKSMIYKVLESSPKEALNGTTALHAIALLKGANIIRAHDVKEASECIKLVQALKENAL; encoded by the coding sequence ATGACCATAAACTGCAAAGGTGAGCTCATCGACCTAAAAAAGCCCAGAGTAATGGGCATACTCAACCTTACCCCAGACTCTTTTTTTGATGGCGGAAAATATAAGGACGAAGCATCCATCCTTGACCAAGTGGAACATATGCTCAAAAATGGGGCTACTTTTATTGATATGGGCGCTTACAGTTCCCGACCCGGAGCAGCGCATGTTCCAGAGGACGAAGAATTGAAGAGGATGATTCCCGTTATCGACCTGATTCTGAAAAAGTTTCCCGATACTTTGATATCCGTGGATACCTTCCGAAGCAATGTAGCAGCGGAGATTATTGAGCACGGCGCGGCCATCATCAACGATATTGCCGCCGGGAATTTGGATGCGGAAATGTTTGCCACCGTCGCCAAACACCAAGTACCTTATATTATGATGCACATGAAAGGGACCCCTCAATCCATGCAAAAAGAAGCAACTTACAACAACTTGATCAATGATCTTAGATATTATTTTTCAGAAAAAATAATGGAGACGACCTCCAAAAAAATCAACGATATTATTATTGACCCAGGCTTTGGATTTGCGAAAACGACGGGGCAAAACTACACGCTCTTAAACCATTTGGACATGTTCCAAACCTTTGGTTTGCCTATTTTGATCGGTTTGAGCAGAAAGTCCATGATTTACAAAGTATTGGAATCATCTCCGAAAGAAGCATTGAACGGCACAACGGCCCTCCATGCCATAGCGCTTTTAAAGGGAGCCAACATTATTAGGGCCCATGATGTGAAAGAAGCCTCGGAATGTATTAAACTTGTACAAGCTTTAAAAGAGAATGCACTCTAA
- a CDS encoding BT_3928 family protein, producing MKYIVWISRIIVGVLFIISGLIKLNDPMGFSFKLEEYFSPGVLDLPFLTPLALGISIFVVIVEVILGVLLLIGFKPKFTVWSLLLMIVFFTFLTFYSAYFNKVTDCGCFGDAIKLTPWESFTKDVILLVFILILFFGRKYITPLFNTKTNWIVGGVALLACMLFANHVLAHLPSVDFRPYKIGANIQEGMSVPEDAPKPVYEYAWRFKVNGEEQIYVTQGDYPTVDGEFIDVETTQIQAGYEPPIHDFTIEQEGQDYAAELLEEDKLVMVIAYDLNKTAGLTKGATTKEIQEAQQEIYPEVKKTTDRAIEKGYKVIGMSASSSDMAEKISDTYGLDFEFYFTDETTLKTIVRSNPAILVLSKGTIQQKVHYNDFEELTF from the coding sequence ATGAAATACATTGTTTGGATATCAAGAATCATCGTAGGTGTTCTTTTTATAATAAGTGGGCTGATAAAATTGAACGACCCTATGGGGTTTTCCTTTAAACTGGAAGAATATTTTAGCCCAGGAGTATTGGATTTGCCTTTTTTGACGCCGTTGGCATTGGGAATTTCCATCTTTGTGGTCATTGTCGAAGTGATTTTGGGCGTTTTACTTTTGATAGGTTTTAAGCCAAAATTTACGGTCTGGAGCCTCCTGCTCATGATTGTATTCTTCACATTCCTTACCTTTTACTCCGCTTATTTCAATAAAGTGACCGATTGCGGTTGTTTTGGGGACGCCATCAAACTGACGCCGTGGGAATCCTTCACCAAAGATGTGATTTTGCTGGTTTTTATTTTGATACTGTTCTTCGGCAGAAAATATATCACTCCCTTGTTCAATACCAAAACCAACTGGATTGTTGGCGGTGTGGCGCTCCTGGCCTGTATGTTGTTCGCCAATCACGTATTGGCGCACTTGCCCTCGGTTGATTTTAGACCGTATAAAATCGGAGCCAATATTCAAGAAGGGATGTCCGTTCCCGAAGATGCTCCAAAACCGGTATATGAGTACGCCTGGCGTTTTAAGGTGAACGGAGAAGAGCAAATTTATGTGACCCAGGGTGACTATCCCACAGTAGATGGCGAATTTATAGATGTGGAAACCACCCAAATCCAAGCGGGTTACGAACCGCCCATTCACGATTTCACCATTGAGCAAGAAGGACAGGATTATGCTGCCGAATTGCTGGAAGAGGATAAATTGGTGATGGTCATTGCTTACGATTTAAATAAAACAGCCGGCTTGACCAAAGGCGCTACTACTAAAGAAATACAGGAAGCACAACAAGAAATTTACCCAGAGGTAAAGAAAACGACCGATCGAGCAATTGAAAAAGGTTACAAAGTTATTGGTATGTCCGCTTCGAGCAGTGATATGGCCGAGAAAATTAGCGATACCTACGGACTGGATTTCGAATTCTATTTTACAGATGAAACAACTTTGAAGACCATTGTGCGCTCCAATCCGGCTATTTTGGTACTCAGCAAGGGAACCATTCAGCAAAAGGTACATTACAATGATTTTGAGGAACTCACTTTCTAA
- a CDS encoding ATP-dependent Clp protease adaptor ClpS, with amino-acid sequence MSTREKELEDVLVEEETTNEHEIVLFNDDVNTFDHVITTLINVCEHTPEQAEQCSIIVHYKGKCTVKTGEYSFLEPRCSKLLQAGLSAEIV; translated from the coding sequence ATGAGTACTAGAGAAAAAGAGTTGGAAGATGTCCTCGTGGAAGAGGAGACCACAAATGAGCACGAAATAGTTCTTTTTAATGACGATGTGAACACCTTTGACCACGTGATCACCACCCTTATCAATGTTTGCGAGCATACGCCAGAGCAGGCCGAACAATGCTCCATTATTGTTCATTACAAAGGGAAGTGCACGGTAAAGACAGGTGAGTATTCCTTTTTAGAACCTAGGTGCAGCAAGCTTTTACAGGCAGGTCTAAGTGCAGAGATCGTATAA
- a CDS encoding DUF1599 domain-containing protein: MQQTSQQYDAVIQTCRELFSKKAKDYGTAWRILRLPSLTDQIFIKAQRIRGLQQNDVRKVDEDERSEFIGIINYSIMALIQIKKGVVEQPDLTAEEAISLYDEQVAITKKLMEDKNHDYGEAWRDMRVSSLTDLILQKLLRVKQIENNQGATLVSEGVDANYQDMVNYAVFALIHLSEEE; the protein is encoded by the coding sequence ATGCAGCAGACTTCCCAACAGTACGATGCGGTGATACAAACCTGTCGTGAATTGTTTTCAAAAAAAGCCAAGGATTATGGCACTGCTTGGCGAATCCTAAGGTTGCCCTCATTGACGGATCAGATTTTTATCAAGGCACAGCGCATTCGTGGGCTACAACAGAACGATGTGCGCAAAGTGGATGAAGATGAGCGTTCCGAGTTCATTGGCATCATCAACTATTCCATTATGGCGTTGATTCAAATCAAGAAAGGGGTAGTGGAGCAGCCGGACCTTACCGCTGAGGAGGCCATTTCGCTTTATGATGAACAAGTGGCCATCACCAAGAAGTTAATGGAGGACAAAAACCACGATTATGGGGAGGCTTGGCGCGATATGCGGGTAAGTTCGCTTACAGATTTGATTTTGCAAAAGTTGCTGCGCGTAAAACAGATTGAGAACAACCAAGGTGCGACTTTGGTCAGCGAGGGCGTGGATGCCAACTATCAGGATATGGTAAATTATGCAGTTTTTGCATTGATTCATTTAAGCGAAGAAGAATGA
- a CDS encoding DUF3667 domain-containing protein produces MTCKNCDTRLRTDFLYCPACGGKVIRNRITVKNLWTDVLERYFNLDNTFVNTFVHLFSKPEVVIEGYLQGLRRKYLNPISYLGIALTLSGLIVFMMAKSIDFMQFDAFDTKTQTVFQEKLMGFIMDYQALIFIIYIPLMAISGWLCFDKKGYNFAERTIIFMYVLAHYSIFLFLPSVLVLLFIPEYYIHFSFIGSLAMVVYATYAVIRISDSEGVALVARLLLFYMILFMLYILTSTLIPFIMILTGVINLQDFAPPPK; encoded by the coding sequence ATGACGTGCAAAAATTGCGACACAAGACTACGAACGGACTTTCTTTATTGTCCGGCTTGTGGCGGAAAGGTAATTCGCAACAGAATTACCGTTAAGAATCTTTGGACCGATGTTCTAGAGCGATACTTCAACTTGGACAATACGTTCGTAAATACCTTTGTTCACTTGTTCTCAAAACCGGAGGTGGTCATCGAGGGTTATTTGCAAGGTCTTCGTAGGAAATACTTGAACCCCATAAGTTATTTGGGAATTGCCCTGACCCTTTCTGGATTAATCGTATTTATGATGGCCAAATCCATCGATTTTATGCAATTCGATGCTTTTGATACAAAAACACAAACTGTTTTTCAAGAAAAATTGATGGGCTTTATTATGGATTATCAAGCCTTGATTTTTATAATCTATATTCCTCTGATGGCAATATCCGGCTGGTTATGCTTCGATAAGAAAGGGTATAATTTTGCAGAGCGGACCATTATTTTCATGTACGTCCTAGCCCATTATAGCATTTTCCTCTTTCTCCCATCGGTACTCGTATTACTTTTTATACCGGAATATTACATCCATTTTTCATTTATTGGAAGCTTGGCCATGGTAGTATACGCAACATACGCAGTAATTAGGATTTCCGATTCAGAAGGAGTAGCACTTGTGGCCCGGTTACTTCTATTTTATATGATTTTGTTCATGCTTTATATTTTGACCTCCACTTTAATCCCCTTTATTATGATCCTAACTGGAGTAATAAACTTGCAAGACTTTGCTCCTCCTCCAAAATAA